In Sebastes fasciatus isolate fSebFas1 chromosome 15, fSebFas1.pri, whole genome shotgun sequence, a genomic segment contains:
- the shprh gene encoding E3 ubiquitin-protein ligase SHPRH isoform X3, with translation MGLGKTVEVLALILFHTRQGLEHEALTLPVGRSVNYFVPPRPLEREKVIRCKSEAQPKIKISYPTVRVMLLTAIKEMRSGKGASVNAIFTYIRATYGYDLLKNRNHMKKTLVKLIDEGLVHRVKGRGLAGSFKLGKNYKETKKTSVGASKSNSKNTESSPRKMFQRRAKEKAEAALQNSLLTEDHRDQYSPASDFLAPEETETKTGWDESLNKKADQSDDMLDTSTAVLQMSQDKSDSQDVPRMDDLLEERGEAPQLEPEETETPTRESVVPFNTPDYRFECICGELGIVDYKARVQCMNCQLWQHADCVNYKEESLETTPFYCPHCLVAMKPVSTGATLIISPSSICHQWVEEINRHIRSSSLRVLVYQGVKKHGFIQPHMLAEQDVVITTYDVLRSELNYVDIPHSNSKDGRRFRNQKRYMAIPSPLVAVEWWRICLDEAQMVECPTAKAAEMALRLASVNRWCVSGTPVQRGLEDLYGLVLFLGVDPYWVKHWWDQLLYRSYRRGNTEPLYIVIAQLLWRSAKKDIIDQIQIPPQTEEVHWLDFSPVEGHFYHRQHEVCSQDALVKLRKISDWSLKLGSLDRRTVHTILCPLLRLRQACCHPQAVRGEFLPLQKSTMTMEELLKSLQKKCRVECEEAHRQLVCALNGLAGIHIIRDEFVEATEMYREVLRSSEEHKGRLKTDSLQRLHATHNVMELLSAKHPGIPPTLRDHRLSEEAEQLRQHYMTKYDSEVADAHQALQPVLQNLKELKRKVKLNTPWWLEVIQRAIRSSYDDDLVSRIKNELTSSYKQQANKLSMADKFRDGCGLQFLLTTQMEDLMKSQKTVREAVKSLEGPASKKVIDEVTICHLRPMRLPLNNCVFCKADVLFIDYESKLFSHTVKGQTAIFEEMIEDEEGLMDDRLPTTSRGLWAASETERSLKAILSFSKVKRMDPELVEEGNTFMELFENWKKEYKVLHEYWMVLRNHVSAIDELGMATERLRVRLPDEPKPKLLHIIEPHEVEQNRVKLLNDQAVAKSQLQKKLGQYLYLTNLEKSQDKSTGGLNPEPCPICARPLGQEWAVLICGHCFCNECIAIIVEQYSMGSRRRAIKCAICRQTTSHTEISYVFTTQSSSQDQDIPVKGSHSTKVEAVVRTLKKIQVSDPGAKCLVFSTWMCVLDIIAKALFDNNMEFSQINGIHKFQENLCSFKYEEKINILLLPLHTGSNGLNIIEATHVLLVEPILNPAHELQAIGRVHRIGQTKPTFVHRFLIKSTIEERMQAMMKTADKSHTSTTMKHSEAAVLTVADLADLFTEDTEHLE, from the exons CCGACAGGGTCTGGAGCACGAGGCCCTCACCCTGCCTGTG GGAAGATCTGTAAATTATTTCGTACCTCCTCGTCCCCTAGAGAGGGAGAAAGTTATCCGCTGCAAGTCTGAAGCTCAgcctaaaataaaaatatcctACCCAA CCGTGCGTGTCATGCTCCTCACCGCAATCAAGGAGATGAGATCCGGCAAAGGAGCATCCGTCAACGCCATCTTCACCTACATTCGCGCCACTTATGGTTATGACCTCCTAAAAAACCGCAACCACATGAAGAAGACGCTGGTGAAGCTGATAGATGAAGGCCTGGTCCACCGGGTCAAAGGTCGTGGTTTGGCCGGGTCATTTAAACTGGGAAAgaactacaaagaaacaaagaagacaTCAGTAGGAGCATCCAAGTCT AACTCCAAAAACACAGAGAGCTCGCCCAGGAAAATGTTTCAGAGACGAGCAAAAGAGAAAGCAGAAGCAGCTCTGCAAAACTCTCTTCTTACAGAAGATCATAGAGATCAGTACTCCCCTGCATCGGACTTTCTGGCACCGGAGGAGACGGAAACAAAGACGGGATGGGATGAAAGTCTGAACAAGAAAGCAGATCAGTCAGATGACATGCTGGATACGTCTACCGCAGTCTTACAGATGTCTCAGGATAAAAGTGATTCGCAGGATGTACCCAGAATGGATGATCTACTTGAAGAGAGGGGTGAAGCTCCTCAGCTTGAACCAGAGGAGACAGAAACCCCCACCAGAGAGTCTGTTGTCCCCTTCAACACCCCGGACTACCGCTTCGAGTGCATCTGTGGTGAGTTGGGCATCGTCGACTACAAGGCTCGTGTCCAGTGTATGAACTGCCAACTGTGGCAACACGCAGACTGTGTGAACTACAAAGAAGAGAGCCTTGAAACGACACCTTTCTACTGCCCTCACTGCCTGGTCGCCATGAAGCCCGTCTCCACCGGCGCCACCCTCATCATCTCCCCGAGCTCCATATGCCACCAGTGGGTGGAGGAGATCAACCGGCACATCAGGTCCTCCTCGCTGCGAGTGCTG GTTTATCAGGGTGTGAAGAAGCACGGGTTCATCCAGCCACACATGCTCGCCGAGCAGGATGTGGTCATCACCACGTACGACGTGCTGCGGTCGGAGCTCAACTACGTCGACATTCCCCACAGCAACAGCAAGGACGGACGCCGCTTTCGCAACCAGAAGCGCTACATGGCCATACCCAGTCCTTTGGTGGCTGTGGAGTGGTGGCGCATCTGTCTGGACGAGGCTCAGATGGTTGAATGTCCCACTGCCAAG GCTGCAGAGATGGCTCTACGTCTCGCATCTGTCAACCGCTGGTGTGTCAGTGGCACTCCTGTCCAGAGAGGCTTAGAAG ATCTGTACGGCCTTGTACTTTTCCTGGGAGTTGACCCTTACTGGGTGAAACACTGGTGGGACCAGCTGCTTTATCGCTCTTATCGCCGTGGAAACACCGAGCCGCTGTACATTGTAATTGCTCAATTATTGTGGCGTTCAGCTAAAAAAGACATCATTGATCAG ATCCAGATTCCCCCTCAGACGGAGGAGGTTCACTGGCTAGACTTCTCCCCCGTCGAGGGTCACTTTTACCACCGTCAGCACGAGGTCTGCTCCCAGGACGCTCTGGTCAAACTCAGGAAGATCTCCGACTGGAGCCTGAAACTTGGCAGCTTGGACCGCCGCACCGTCCACACCATCCTGTGCCCGCTGCTGAGGCTGCGTCAGGCCTGCTGCCATCCGCAGGCCGTGAGGGGGGAGTTCCTGCCTCTGCAGAAAAG CACCATGACGATGGAGGAGCTCCTGAAGTCCCTGCAGAAGAAATGTCGAGTGGAGTGTGAAGAAGCTCACAGACAATTGGTGTGTGCACTCAACGGCCTGGCTGGAATCCACATCATCAGAG ATGAGTTTGTAGAGGCGACAGAGATGTATAGAGAAGTGCTTCGTTCATCAGAGGAGCACAAAGGCCGCCTGAAAACAGATTCATTACAG AGACTTCATGCTACCCACAATGTGATGGAACTGCTGAGCGCAAAGCATCCTGGGATACCTCCCACGCTGAGAGATCACCGACTAAGTGAGGAG GCAGAGCAGCTGCGACAGCACTACATGACCAAATACGACTCAGAGGTAGCGGACGCCCATCAGGCTCTGCAGCCGGTGCTACAGAACCTCAAGGAGCTGAAACGCAAA GTCAAGCTGAACACTCCCTGGTGGTTGGAAGTTATCCAGAGGGCGATCCGCAGCTCCTACGACGACGACCTGGTGTCCCGCATCAAGAACGAGCTGACGTCCAGCTACAAACAACAAGCCAACAAGCTCAGCATGGCAGACAa GTTCCGTGATGGTTGTGGTCTGCAGTTCCTTCTCACCACACAAATGGAGGATTTGATGAAATCCCAGAAGACTGTACGAGAGGCGGTGAAGAGTCTCGAAGGCCCGGCTTCAAAGAAAGTGATCGATGAGGTCACCATTTGTCACCTCAGGCCGATGAGACTGCCACTCAATAA TTGTGTTTTTTGCAAAGCGGATGTACTTTTCATCGATTATGAGTCCAAGCTGTTTTCTCACAC GGTGAAGGGTCAGACGGCCATCTTCGAAGAGATGATTGAAGACGAGGAGGGGCTGATGGACGACCGTCTCCCCACCACCAGCCGAGGTCTGTGGGCAGCCAGTGAGACGGAGCGCTCTCTGAAAGCCATCCTGTCTTTTTCCAAAGTGAAACGCATGGATCCGGAGCTGGTGGAGGAGGGCAACACCTTCATGGAGCTGTTTGAGAACTGGAAGAAAGAGTACAAG GTGCTGCATGAGTACTGGATGGTGCTGAGGAACCACGTGTCGGCCATCGACGAGCTGGGGATGGCCACCGAGAGACTACGTGTGCGTCTGCCAGACGAACCGAAGCCCAAACTGCTGCACATCATCGAGCCGCATGAG GTGGAGCAGAACAGAGTGAAGCTTCTGAACGACCAGGCGGTGGCCAAGTCTCAACTCCAAAAGAAGCTCGGCCAGTACCTGTATCTCACTAATTTGGAGAAG TCCCAGGACAAATCTACTGGAGGGCTGAACCCAGAGCCGTGTCCCATCTGTGCCCGGCCGCTGGGACAGGAG TGGGCAGTGCTGATCTGCGGTCACTGCTTCTGCAACGAGTGCATCGCTATCATCGTGGAGCAGTACAGCATGGGCTCGAGGCGGCGGGCCATCAAGTGTGCCATCTGTAGGCAGACCACGTCCCACACAGAGATCTCCTACGTGTTCACCACCCAGTCGTCCAGTCAGGACCAGGACATACCGGTCAAG GGAAGCCACTCGACCAAAGTGGAGGCCGTAGTGAGAACGCTGAAGAAGATTCAAGTGAGCGACCCCGGGGCCAAGTGTCTCGTCTTCTCCACG TGGATGTGTGTCCTGGACATCATCGCTAAGGCCTTGTTTGACAACAACATGGAGTTCTCTCAGATCAACGGGATTCACAAATTCCAG GAGAATCTGTGCTCCTTCAAATACGAAGAAAAGAtcaacatcctcctcctccctctccacacCGGCTCCAACGGTCTGAACATCATCGAAGCGACTCACGTGTTGCTGGTGGAGCCGATCCTCAACCCCGCTCACGAGCTCCAGGCCATCGGCAGAGTTCACCGGATCGGCCAAACCAA GCCAACGTTTGTTCACAGATTCCTCATCAAATCCACCATAGAAGAGAGAATGCAGGCAATGATGAAGACGGCAGACAAAAG TCACACCAGCACAACCATGAAGCACTCGGAGGCTGCCGTGCTGACGGTAGCCGACCTGGCTGATCTGTTCACTGAAGACACAGAACATCTGGAGTGA
- the LOC141783258 gene encoding pancreatic secretory granule membrane major glycoprotein GP2 isoform X1 — protein MAPASLVFAWLLFTMRMVTSAEFLQPEEEEELNETVICTNDHVEVVIPSAFFLNKLPPVYVWDLHLNDPDCRGVEVGDDYVFSIKTNLSDCGTIMTSDETHIMFINTIHNNDSDVITRNYINITFVCRYPINYLVQQPNGENMIRVDVRTITLNTEDGNFSVSMLLYKDDAFEDRWTTVPSLTLDDDIFVKVFMIPAHLMLRMERCWATPTSDPYSNIQYTFIRDSCPVLSNEQTLSVLKNGQGPEATFRIQMFKFVGSSYTNVFLHCNVQICHNTPGLCQPNCSSEGEDELIRIRRDIPLSHTVSYGPIRRLLNDSEKPDLNAGGVPHVETFVLGGLLVVLVLITGVFGRLWLRSRRFYPAREAQLTLSNIHHISEVAS, from the exons ATGGCACCTGCCAGTTTGGTTTTTGCCTGGTTACTGTTCACCATGAGGATGGTCACCTCGGCAGAGTTTCTGCagcctgaggaggaggagg AGCTCAATGAAACTGTCATTTGTACCAACGACCATGTGGAGGTCGTTATTCCCAGTGCTTTCTTCCTCAACAAACTGCCTCCAGTTTAT GTTTGGGATTTGCATCTAAATGATCCGGATTGCCGCGGCGTCGAGGTCGGAGACGACTACGTTTTCAGCATAAAGACGAACCTCTCTGACTGTGGAACAATAATG aCCTCAGATGAAACACACATCATGTTCATAAACACTATACACAACAACGACTCAGACGTTATAACGAGAAACTATATCAACATCACATTTGTCTGCCGTTACCCCATCAACTACCTGGTCCAACAGCCCAACGGTGAAAACATGATCAGAGTTGACGTCAG AACCATCACTCTGAACACAGAGGACGGGAACTTCTCGGTGTCCATGTTACTGTACAAAGATGACGCCTTTGAGGACAGATGGACCACCGTGCCGTCACTGACGCTGGATGACGACATCTTTGTCAAAGTTTTCATG ATACCGGCTCACCTGATGCTGCGTATGGAGAGATGCTGGGCGACGCCAACCAGCGATCCGTACAGCAATATTCAGTACACCTTCATCCGAGACAG CTGCCCGGTGTTGTCAAACGAACAGACCCTGAGCGTGCTGAAGAACGGCCAGGGCCCGGAGGCCACGTTCAGGATACAAATGTTCAAGTTTGTCGGCAGCTCGTACACCAACGTCTTCCTCCACTGCAACGTCCAGATCTGCCACAACACCCCGGGGCTCTGCCAGCCT AACTGTTCCAGTGAAGGTGAAGATGAACTAATCAGGATACGGAGAGACATCCCTCTGTCCCATACTGTGTCTTATGGACCAATCAGACGACTACTAAATGACAGTGAAAAGCCCGATCTGA ATGCAGGCGGAGTCCCTCATGTGGAGACCTTTGTCCTCGGGGGGCTGCTGGTCGTCTTGGTGCTGATCACAGGAGTGTTTGGGAGGCTGTGGCTTCGCTCCAGACGGTTCTACCCGGCGCGGGAGGCTCAGCTCACCCTGTCCAACATTCACCACATCTCAGAGGTGGCCTCGTGA
- the LOC141783258 gene encoding pancreatic secretory granule membrane major glycoprotein GP2 isoform X2, producing MTELLGIKTSDETHIMFINTIHNNDSDVITRNYINITFVCRYPINYLVQQPNGENMIRVDVRTITLNTEDGNFSVSMLLYKDDAFEDRWTTVPSLTLDDDIFVKVFMIPAHLMLRMERCWATPTSDPYSNIQYTFIRDSCPVLSNEQTLSVLKNGQGPEATFRIQMFKFVGSSYTNVFLHCNVQICHNTPGLCQPNCSSEGEDELIRIRRDIPLSHTVSYGPIRRLLNDSEKPDLNAGGVPHVETFVLGGLLVVLVLITGVFGRLWLRSRRFYPAREAQLTLSNIHHISEVAS from the exons ATGACTGAATTGTTGGGTATAAAG aCCTCAGATGAAACACACATCATGTTCATAAACACTATACACAACAACGACTCAGACGTTATAACGAGAAACTATATCAACATCACATTTGTCTGCCGTTACCCCATCAACTACCTGGTCCAACAGCCCAACGGTGAAAACATGATCAGAGTTGACGTCAG AACCATCACTCTGAACACAGAGGACGGGAACTTCTCGGTGTCCATGTTACTGTACAAAGATGACGCCTTTGAGGACAGATGGACCACCGTGCCGTCACTGACGCTGGATGACGACATCTTTGTCAAAGTTTTCATG ATACCGGCTCACCTGATGCTGCGTATGGAGAGATGCTGGGCGACGCCAACCAGCGATCCGTACAGCAATATTCAGTACACCTTCATCCGAGACAG CTGCCCGGTGTTGTCAAACGAACAGACCCTGAGCGTGCTGAAGAACGGCCAGGGCCCGGAGGCCACGTTCAGGATACAAATGTTCAAGTTTGTCGGCAGCTCGTACACCAACGTCTTCCTCCACTGCAACGTCCAGATCTGCCACAACACCCCGGGGCTCTGCCAGCCT AACTGTTCCAGTGAAGGTGAAGATGAACTAATCAGGATACGGAGAGACATCCCTCTGTCCCATACTGTGTCTTATGGACCAATCAGACGACTACTAAATGACAGTGAAAAGCCCGATCTGA ATGCAGGCGGAGTCCCTCATGTGGAGACCTTTGTCCTCGGGGGGCTGCTGGTCGTCTTGGTGCTGATCACAGGAGTGTTTGGGAGGCTGTGGCTTCGCTCCAGACGGTTCTACCCGGCGCGGGAGGCTCAGCTCACCCTGTCCAACATTCACCACATCTCAGAGGTGGCCTCGTGA